The nucleotide sequence AGAAGAAGGATTTGATATCGAAAGAGTAAAATCTTCAGAGAGTTTGTTCAGCATTGGAAACGGAGCCATGGGACAACGTGCTAATTTTGAAGAGAACTATTCTGGCGAAACATTCCAAGGAAGCTATATAGCCGGAATTTATTATCCGGATAAAACCAAAGTGGGCTGGTGGAAAAATGGCTATCCAAAATATTTTGCCAAAGTATTGAATGCCCCTAACTGGATTGGTATCGAAATCGAGGTCAACGGCGAAGCATTCGACTTACATACTTGCACAAAAATTGCAGATTACCGTCGTGAATTGAACATGAAAGAAGGTTGGTACAACCGCTCTTTTGTAGCGACTTTACAAAATGGAACCGAAGTAGCAGTAAACATTCGTCGTTTCCTTTCTTTGGATTTAGACGAAGTAGGTGTTATCAATTACGAAATTACGCCATTGAACCAAGACGCTACAATCGTCTATAAACCTTATATTGACGCTGGAGTTACCAATGAAGATGCGAACTGGGATGAAAAATTCTGGGAACCGCTAGATGTAAATCAACAAGAAAATCAAGCTTTTGTAACGGCACAAACCTTCAAAACACATTTCAAAGTCACGACTTTTATGCAAAATAGCATTTTAGAAAACGACAATAACTTGAACTTATCTCCATTGGCTACAGCCAAAACCTCAGACAAAGTGCAATTTACTTATGAAGTAGCTGTTGCAAAAGGTCAAAAATCAAGCATTCAAAAATTAGGTGGCTATACTGTTTCTTTAAACCACGAAAACACTCAGGAAGCAGCCGAAAAAGTGATTCAGAAAGCTTTGGCTATTGGTTACAACCAATTGTTACAAAACCAAATTGACGCTTGGGCAAAGATTTGGGAAATGTCAGACATTACGATTGATGGCGATGTGAAAGCACAACAAGGAATTCGCTTTAATATCTTTCAATTAAACCAAACTTATTTAGGAAAAGATAGTCGTTTGAATATTGGTCCAAAAGGATTCACAGGCGAAAAATACGGTGGTTCTACTTACTGGGATACCGAGGCGTATTGTATTCCGTTTTACATGGCAACCAAAGACCAAGAAGTAGCTCGTAATTTATTGACGTATCGTTACAATCAATTAGACAAAGCGATTGAAAATGCCGAACAAAATCTAGGTTTCAAAAATGGAGCGGCTTTGTATCCAATGGTAACCATGAATGGCGAGGAATGCCATAACGAATGGGAAATTACCCATGAAGAAATTCACCGTAACGGAGCGATTGCTTTTGCCATTTACAACTACTACCGTTTTACAGGAGATTACTCGTATATCCCAGAAAAAGGATTAGAAGTTTTGATTGGAATTGCCCGTTTTTGGCATCAAAGAGCGAGTTTCTCTACACAGAAAAATCAGTACATGATTTTGGGAGTAACAGGACCAAACGAATACGAAAACAACATCAACAATAATTTTTACACGAATTATATCGCCAAATGGTGTATTGATTTTGCCAACGAGCAAATTCAGAAAGTCGCGATAGAATTCCCAAAAGACCACAAACGCATCATCGAAAAAGTAAAATTATCGGATGCTGAATTGCAGGAATGGAAAAAAGTGGCTAGTAATATGTATTTCCCAAAATCAGAAGAATTGGGGATTTACCTGCAACAAGACGGATTCTTGGACAAAGAATTGGTTCGCGTGAAAGATTTAGACAAATCACAACGCCCAATTAACCAAAAATGGTCTTGGGACAGAGTATTGCGTTCGCCTTACATCAAACAAGCCGATGTATTGCAAGGTTTTTATTTCTTTGAAGATCATTTCAGCATTGACGAACTAAAACGCAATTTTGAGTTCTACGAATCGTTTACGGTACATGAAAGTTCGCTTTCGCCTTGTGTACACTCCATTCAAGCAGCCAAACTAGACAAAATGGACATGGCTTACGAATTCTACCTTAGAACCTCTCGTTTGGACTTAGACGATTACAACAAAGAAGTGGAAGAAGGGTGTCATATTACCTCGATGGCAGGAACCTGGATGAGTATTGTAGAAGGATTTGGCGGTATGAGAGTTAAAAACAACCGTTTACACTTTACTCCAAAAATCCCAAAAGAATGGAAAGGATATTCGTTTAAAATTAATTTCCGTAACCAAATCGTAAAAGTTGCAGTAACGGCTAGTGGAAGTACTTTTTCTGTTGATGGCAATGAGGATTTAACCATTAATGTCAATGGGAAAGATACTGTTGTTTCACCAGAAAATGCATTAAGCATTTAAAATACATCTATAAACATACCTTTAGAAACCCATTCAGAAATTTAATTTTTTGAATGGGTTTCTTTGTCAATATACAATTGATTAAAAAACATCTCAAATCTAGTCAGGATAGATGAACAAAAACGTCTAGAATAGTACAAAATAGAAATCTCACCACAGATTTATAACCCCAAAAAGCTTATGCTATACACAGGTCAACTCAATGAATTCGTAAGACTAGCCGAAATTGACAGTACTAATTGCGAATTATTAAAAGAAAAAATACAAGATGGTCTCAGCATCATTTGGACTCAAGATGACCTATGCATAAAGATTGATGGTGAAAAACAAAGTTTCAAGAAAAACACGATACTGTTTTTGACGGAGTACCATCAGGTCGAAATTATATCGGTCAAAA is from Flavobacterium sp. NG2 and encodes:
- a CDS encoding glycoside hydrolase family 65 protein, with the translated sequence MNQDYIKPDNWSIIEEGFDIERVKSSESLFSIGNGAMGQRANFEENYSGETFQGSYIAGIYYPDKTKVGWWKNGYPKYFAKVLNAPNWIGIEIEVNGEAFDLHTCTKIADYRRELNMKEGWYNRSFVATLQNGTEVAVNIRRFLSLDLDEVGVINYEITPLNQDATIVYKPYIDAGVTNEDANWDEKFWEPLDVNQQENQAFVTAQTFKTHFKVTTFMQNSILENDNNLNLSPLATAKTSDKVQFTYEVAVAKGQKSSIQKLGGYTVSLNHENTQEAAEKVIQKALAIGYNQLLQNQIDAWAKIWEMSDITIDGDVKAQQGIRFNIFQLNQTYLGKDSRLNIGPKGFTGEKYGGSTYWDTEAYCIPFYMATKDQEVARNLLTYRYNQLDKAIENAEQNLGFKNGAALYPMVTMNGEECHNEWEITHEEIHRNGAIAFAIYNYYRFTGDYSYIPEKGLEVLIGIARFWHQRASFSTQKNQYMILGVTGPNEYENNINNNFYTNYIAKWCIDFANEQIQKVAIEFPKDHKRIIEKVKLSDAELQEWKKVASNMYFPKSEELGIYLQQDGFLDKELVRVKDLDKSQRPINQKWSWDRVLRSPYIKQADVLQGFYFFEDHFSIDELKRNFEFYESFTVHESSLSPCVHSIQAAKLDKMDMAYEFYLRTSRLDLDDYNKEVEEGCHITSMAGTWMSIVEGFGGMRVKNNRLHFTPKIPKEWKGYSFKINFRNQIVKVAVTASGSTFSVDGNEDLTINVNGKDTVVSPENALSI